The proteins below are encoded in one region of Rhinolophus sinicus isolate RSC01 linkage group LG07, ASM3656204v1, whole genome shotgun sequence:
- the ZNF32 gene encoding zinc finger protein 32 isoform X1, producing MASTTTGSQDYIVNLQGEVYRNPALDLSPCQKWEEASSHISRNKSNVVTLQSDDFKNMENEDYLSLKVQSHRATQDSSVTFCKNEHQDPQESKSLFVTEATTERKLIGGQSPPIDHCSENHHIKLMSDVRELISPLFSGEAICQNGQSKEPLDPFNCNCKDYYGWKSRAVSHQRAHVEEHPCNHYDCGKTPNTSSESHPHEKIHTVEKQHRCSQCGKDFSESSELLLHQRVHTEEKPYKCEQCGKGFTRSSSLLIHRAVHTDEKPYKCDKCGKGFTRSSSLLIHHAVHTGEKPYKCDKCGKGFSQSSKLHIHQRVHTGEKPYECGECGMSFSQRSNLHIHQRVHTGERPYKCGECGKGFSQSSNLHIHRCIHTGEKPYQCYECGKGFSQSSDLRIHLRVHTGEKPYHCGKCGKGFSQSSKLLIHQRVHTGEKPYECSKCGKGFSQSSNLHIHQRVHRKDPH from the coding sequence ATGGCCAGCACAACAACCGGGAGTCAGGATTATATTGTGAACCTTCAAGGGGAAGTGTACAGGAACCCTGCACTAGATCTTTCCCCTTGTCAAAAGTGGGAAGAAGCATCTTCCCACATTTCCAGAAACAAGAGCAATGTGGTGACCCTTCAAAGTGATGATTTCAAAAACATGGAAAATGAAGATTATTTGTCTTTGAAAGTTCAGAGCCATAGGGCCACACAGGACTCCTCAGTGACATTCTGTAAGAATGAACACCAGGATCCTCAGGAAAGCAAAAGTCTGTTTGTAACTGAAGCAACCACTGAAAGAAAATTGATAGGGGGGCAAAGTCCTCCCATAGACCATTGTTCAGAGAACCATCACATTAAACTTATGTCTGATGTAAGAGAACTGATCTCACCATTGTTCAGTGGTGAGGCAATTTGCCAGAATGGCCAATCGAAAGAACCCTTAGATCCCTTTAACTGTAACTGCAAAGACTATTATGGTTGGAAATCACGGGCGGTCAGCCATCAGAGAGCTCATGTGGAGGAGCATCCCTGTAACCATTATGACTGTGGGAAAACACCTAACACCAGCTCAGAGAGTCATCCACATGAGAAAATCCACACTGTAGAGAAACAACATCGATGTAGTCAGTGTGGTAAGGACTTCAGTGAGAGCTCAGAACTACTGCTTCATCAGAGAGTCCACACAGAAGAAAAGCCCTACAAATGTGAACAGTGTGGGAAGGGCTTCACGAGAAGCTCAAGTCTCCTCATCCATCGAGCAGTCCACACAGATGAGAAACCTTATAAGTGTGACAAGTGTGGGAAGGGCTTCACGAGGAGTTCAAGTCTGCTCATTCATCATGCAGTCCATACAGGCGAGAAACCTTATAAATGTGACAAGTGTGGGAAGGGCTTTAGTCAGAGCTCCAAGCTGCATATCCACCAGCGAGTGCACACTGGTGAGAAGCCTTATGAGTGCGGGGAGTGTGGAATGAGCTTCAGTCAGCGCTCTAACCTGCACATCCACCAGCGAGTCCACACAGGAGAGAGGCCTTACAAGTGTGGAGAGTGCGGGAAGGGCTTCAGTCAGAGTTCAAATCTTCATATTCACCGATGCATACACACGGGGGAAAAACCTTACCAATGCTATGAGTGTGGGAAGGGCTTCAGCCAGAGCTCGGATCTCCGCATCCATCTCAGAgtccacactggagagaagccctatCACTGTGGCAAGTGCGGGAAGGGCTTCAGCCAGAGCTCAAAACTCCTCATCCACCAGAGAGTGCACACGggagagaagccctatgagtGCAGCAAGTGTGGGAAAGGCTTCAGCCAGAGCTCCAACCTCCACATTCACCAACGAGTGCACAGGAAAGATCCCCATTAG